The DNA segment AAAAATCTGACATTACTGGAGTTTACTGGATGAAATATAAAATAGAAATCAATAAGCTAAAAAACGGTTATATAGAAGCTAAGCTCATTGATACTGCTTCCAATAACCCGATTGAGTTTAGAATCTGTGATTCCGAAGATTATCTTCAAGCTCAAATTGCGGATTGGCACAAACGTTTCCATATGAAAGAACCGCAGGAGCAGTAAGAAATCCTTGGTAAGGTACTTCTTTGCTCCTCTCCTTTTGTTTCTATTTCCCTTCCTTTCTTGTTCCCTTCTGATTCAGAAATCACATACCGATTATACCAGCCCCAATTTTGAATGTTGGGCTGGAGCCGGTTATCGTTCATCCGAAAAGTTTGGTCAATATCGTATTCTTTGGAATACGATGAGAAACATTTATCGCGAAGACAATGAGCGAATCAAAGTCGCGAACGTTGTTTTTGTCGGTAATTCTTTGATTCATCTTTTTCCAAAAGAGATGTTGGACCGGGAGTTCCCAGGCGCTGTAAACCGGGGAATCGGGGGAGATATATCCGAGCTTTTGTTGGAACGTCTCGATGAAGATGTCATTTCACTCAATCCGAAGGTGATCGTTTTGGAAATCGGGGGAAAC comes from the Leptospira sp. WS92.C1 genome and includes:
- a CDS encoding GDSL-type esterase/lipase family protein, with protein sequence MVRYFFAPLLLFLFPFLSCSLLIQKSHTDYTSPNFECWAGAGYRSSEKFGQYRILWNTMRNIYREDNERIKVANVVFVGNSLIHLFPKEMLDREFPGAVNRGIGGDISELLLERLDEDVISLNPKVIVLEIGGNDLIQGKCLNGIEVNLAKILDKIAKALPNAKIVILGIPPVRNQNLNNISPVINLTWVAIIQSYKNAVFLDNWQWLREKDKSALREEFWLEKDKIHLNENAYRIWVQKLKPILTPYLK